The following coding sequences are from one Limnobacter sp. SAORIC-580 window:
- the dsbD gene encoding protein-disulfide reductase DsbD, with protein MSERTVRWMWPALLLLVSLCVSVSQARANDFLPPEEAFQFTLSVQDPACVENCLIDVRAKVAPEYYLYRERFALENPMSLPVFEFVDLPRGDRKFDEFLNQEIEALRGEMAFQIRYGLGDNPVDVAKAVLISQGCADAGLCYPPMTTPVAFKDSGLLGGVLGGGVGSFFGNKVDSPSMNSRQSSTGLPADEAGDLASRLAAQSWLVVLPVFFGLGLLLAFTPCTLPMLPIVSSLVVGHQAGGQGAAGKTRPMALALVYVLGMALTYALLGVLAGLTGQSLVMAMQQPPVLWAFGGVLALLGVALLMGYSLQLPASFQGWLQEKTGRLKGGQFIPVLVMGVLSALLLGPCVAPPLAGALLYIGQTGDAVLGGAALFLLALGMGLPLVLFAAGAGAALPKAGAWMSWVSAAFGFVLLAVAVWTITPVTPVWLIMAMWALLACMTAAALFHGASSMATMGSRGKVISKTFGLLFTLLALIYLMGLFSGSGSLLQPLAGLNGQQTGANGVSQQLATGKPAFEKVRSEEVVSLIESSQQPVMLDFYADWCVSCKEFELFTLTDTSVKEKLNGIRLVQVDVTDNTAGDQALLKQFSLFGPPAILFFPAGQTESIHQVIGFQNAKRFDQTLNQVRPNLGL; from the coding sequence ATGAGTGAGCGAACCGTGCGCTGGATGTGGCCAGCGTTGTTGCTGCTGGTCAGTTTGTGCGTGAGTGTAAGTCAGGCCCGTGCCAATGATTTTTTGCCGCCCGAAGAGGCGTTTCAGTTTACGTTGAGTGTGCAAGACCCGGCTTGTGTTGAGAACTGCCTGATCGATGTGCGTGCCAAAGTGGCGCCAGAGTATTACTTGTACCGTGAGCGGTTTGCGCTTGAGAACCCGATGAGTTTGCCGGTGTTTGAGTTTGTTGACTTGCCGCGGGGCGATCGGAAGTTTGATGAATTTCTGAATCAGGAAATTGAAGCGCTTCGGGGAGAAATGGCGTTTCAAATTCGTTATGGTTTGGGTGATAACCCGGTGGATGTGGCCAAGGCTGTATTGATTTCCCAAGGGTGCGCGGACGCAGGCTTGTGTTACCCGCCAATGACCACGCCGGTGGCATTCAAGGACAGTGGTTTGTTGGGTGGAGTGTTGGGTGGTGGAGTAGGCTCATTCTTCGGGAATAAGGTGGACTCGCCCTCAATGAACAGCAGGCAATCCAGCACTGGTTTGCCCGCAGATGAGGCGGGCGACTTGGCAAGCAGGCTGGCAGCCCAATCGTGGCTGGTGGTTCTGCCGGTGTTTTTTGGTTTGGGTTTGCTGTTGGCTTTTACGCCCTGTACTTTGCCGATGTTGCCAATTGTCAGCAGTTTGGTGGTTGGTCATCAAGCTGGCGGTCAAGGGGCGGCGGGCAAGACAAGGCCCATGGCTTTGGCATTGGTGTATGTGTTGGGCATGGCCCTGACATACGCTTTGTTGGGCGTGCTGGCTGGATTGACAGGTCAAAGCCTGGTCATGGCCATGCAACAGCCACCCGTGCTGTGGGCTTTTGGTGGTGTGTTGGCCTTGCTGGGGGTTGCACTCTTGATGGGTTATTCGCTGCAATTGCCGGCGAGTTTTCAAGGGTGGTTGCAAGAAAAAACCGGTCGCCTGAAAGGTGGGCAATTCATTCCCGTGTTGGTCATGGGCGTGTTGTCGGCTCTGTTGTTGGGTCCGTGTGTGGCGCCGCCCTTGGCTGGTGCGTTGTTGTATATCGGACAAACTGGTGACGCAGTTTTGGGTGGAGCAGCTTTGTTTTTGCTGGCCTTGGGCATGGGCTTGCCTCTGGTGCTGTTTGCCGCAGGCGCAGGTGCAGCATTGCCAAAGGCTGGGGCCTGGATGAGTTGGGTGTCGGCTGCGTTCGGTTTTGTGTTGTTGGCCGTGGCGGTGTGGACAATTACGCCAGTGACGCCAGTGTGGCTGATTATGGCGATGTGGGCTTTGTTGGCGTGTATGACTGCGGCGGCCTTGTTTCATGGTGCAAGCAGCATGGCGACTATGGGCTCACGAGGCAAGGTGATCAGCAAAACATTCGGTTTGTTGTTTACGCTTTTGGCCTTGATTTACCTGATGGGCCTTTTTTCTGGCTCAGGTAGCCTGCTTCAGCCTTTGGCTGGTTTGAATGGTCAGCAAACAGGTGCGAACGGAGTATCTCAACAACTTGCGACAGGCAAACCTGCGTTTGAGAAGGTGCGCAGTGAGGAGGTTGTGAGTTTGATTGAATCGAGCCAGCAGCCAGTAATGCTCGATTTTTACGCGGACTGGTGTGTGAGTTGCAAAGAATTTGAGTTGTTTACCTTGACGGACACCTCGGTCAAGGAAAAGCTCAATGGTATTCGTTTGGTGCAGGTGGATGTGACTGACAATACCGCAGGTGATCAGGCTTTGTTAAAGCAATTCAGCCTGTTTGGACCACCGGCAATTTTGTTTTTTCCGGCCGGGCAAACAGAGTCTATTCATCAGGTGATTGGCTTTCAGAATGCGAAGCGGTTTGATCAGACCTTGAACCAGGTTCGTCCCAACCTTGGTTTGTAA
- a CDS encoding magnesium transporter CorA family protein, translating into MGIWTHLTQDKIKKLSDAPSQLPESGFLWLDTQLDEELSWLPAVESLLGFKLDELHLEDLGNTFHPSHFDIGDGYNILIIRSLSSKPLFDENNRLSIKTRPVFFVITPKLLVTFRPKDSRTFAMARKFVESAPEKPMDEIETFLKFKRAPAGTDELMIQLVSNLVDRFMETRIEISEQLDRWQRDLLNPRKRFQDWNALLAARNEMNRLESVAQDQRDALTDWQDDQEREGRMAAALQVNARDTLEHLERVVSLTRRLGANTETAVQLHFSATAHKTNEIVTVLTMLTALFMPLTLISGIFGMNFEEIPFLKNPNGFWISLGLMGLSSIISIGLIFWIKGRNHLGKP; encoded by the coding sequence ATGGGAATCTGGACGCATCTGACTCAAGACAAGATCAAGAAGTTAAGTGATGCGCCCAGCCAGTTGCCCGAGTCCGGGTTTCTGTGGCTCGACACACAACTCGATGAAGAGTTGTCCTGGCTGCCGGCGGTTGAATCCCTGCTCGGCTTCAAGTTGGACGAACTGCATCTGGAAGACCTCGGCAACACCTTTCATCCCAGTCACTTCGACATTGGTGATGGCTACAACATTCTGATCATCCGGTCATTGTCCAGCAAACCCCTGTTTGACGAAAACAATCGGCTCAGCATCAAAACACGCCCAGTGTTTTTTGTTATCACTCCAAAACTGTTGGTCACGTTTCGGCCCAAAGACAGCCGCACATTTGCCATGGCCCGCAAGTTTGTGGAAAGTGCGCCTGAAAAACCAATGGATGAAATCGAAACTTTCCTGAAATTCAAACGTGCCCCAGCGGGCACAGACGAACTCATGATCCAGTTGGTCAGCAATTTGGTGGACCGCTTCATGGAAACCCGGATCGAAATTTCCGAACAACTGGATCGCTGGCAACGTGATTTGCTCAATCCGCGCAAACGCTTTCAAGACTGGAATGCCTTGCTCGCCGCTCGCAATGAAATGAATCGACTGGAATCAGTTGCTCAAGACCAGCGCGATGCGCTCACCGACTGGCAAGACGATCAAGAGCGTGAAGGCCGCATGGCTGCCGCCCTCCAAGTGAATGCACGCGACACGCTTGAACACCTGGAGCGAGTCGTCAGCCTCACCCGCCGCCTGGGTGCAAATACGGAAACTGCGGTGCAGCTTCACTTCTCCGCTACAGCGCACAAAACCAATGAAATCGTCACCGTGCTGACCATGCTGACAGCGTTGTTCATGCCACTCACGCTCATCAGCGGCATTTTTGGCATGAACTTCGAAGAAATACCTTTCTTGAAAAATCCGAATGGGTTCTGGATCAGCCTGGGTCTCATGGGCCTCTCCAGCATCATTTCAATTGGATTGATCTTCTGGATCAAAGGCCGAAATCACCTCGGCAAACCCTGA
- the hemB gene encoding porphobilinogen synthase: protein MTQHLYHRPRRLRRTDALRRLVSEHTLSAADFIYPVFVIPGSNKRESVASMPGVERLSLDLLFTKAEQCLALGVPVMALFPVIETDKKTADGLEATNPEGLVPHAVRELKKRFPELMLLTDVALDPFTSHGQDGLIDEHGYVLNDETVEVLQMQALVQAQAGVDIVAPSDMMDGRIGAIRETLEANRCIHTSIMAYSAKYASAFYGPFRDAVGSSGNLGKSNKKVYQMNPANSNEALLEVGMDLDEGADMVMVKPGMPYLDILWRVKEKFARPTFAYQVSGEYAMIKAAAQNGWLDENAVMLESLLAFKRAGADGILTYFALDAAKLLKQG, encoded by the coding sequence ATGACCCAACATCTGTATCATCGCCCCCGTCGCCTGCGTCGAACAGACGCACTGCGTCGCCTCGTGTCCGAGCACACACTGAGCGCAGCCGATTTCATTTATCCAGTCTTCGTCATACCAGGCAGCAACAAACGTGAATCCGTGGCCTCCATGCCCGGCGTAGAACGCCTGTCACTCGACCTGTTGTTTACCAAGGCCGAACAATGCCTGGCATTGGGTGTACCGGTGATGGCTTTGTTCCCTGTCATCGAAACCGACAAAAAAACCGCCGACGGCCTGGAAGCCACCAACCCCGAGGGTTTGGTGCCGCATGCGGTGCGAGAACTGAAAAAGCGTTTTCCCGAATTGATGCTGCTGACCGACGTCGCGCTCGACCCATTCACCAGCCACGGCCAGGACGGCCTGATTGACGAACATGGCTATGTGCTGAACGACGAAACTGTCGAAGTGTTGCAAATGCAGGCTTTGGTACAAGCGCAGGCAGGCGTGGACATCGTCGCCCCCAGCGACATGATGGACGGTCGCATTGGCGCCATTCGAGAAACCCTCGAAGCCAACCGCTGCATTCACACCAGCATCATGGCCTACTCCGCGAAATACGCCTCGGCTTTCTACGGTCCCTTCCGAGACGCGGTGGGATCGAGCGGCAACCTGGGAAAAAGCAACAAAAAGGTGTATCAAATGAACCCGGCCAACAGCAATGAAGCGCTGCTGGAAGTCGGCATGGACCTGGATGAAGGCGCAGACATGGTCATGGTCAAACCTGGCATGCCTTATCTGGACATTTTGTGGCGCGTGAAAGAAAAATTCGCCCGTCCCACCTTTGCCTATCAGGTCAGTGGTGAATACGCCATGATCAAAGCAGCCGCGCAAAACGGCTGGCTGGACGAAAACGCCGTCATGCTTGAATCCTTGCTGGCCTTCAAACGCGCGGGCGCAGACGGTATCCTCACTTACTTCGCACTCGACGCGGCAAAACTTCTGAAACAGGGTTAA
- the yihA gene encoding ribosome biogenesis GTP-binding protein YihA/YsxC: MTINFHNTHFEISASRMVECPGASVPEIVFAGRSNAGKSTAINTLCKQRQLAYASKMPGRTQLLNFFHVIEQAEPIARLVDLPGYGFAQLAQTSQSVWDKELGSYLAERPSLVGTVLIVDCRRGLLELDYALIKWVGHRQLPVHILLSKADKFNRQEQVLALRSTQKALDPYRVNGHEITVQLWSALKKIGMVELETQLSNWVRPPVPTPETPETEPPTT, translated from the coding sequence ATGACAATCAATTTCCACAACACGCATTTCGAGATCTCAGCATCTCGCATGGTCGAATGCCCGGGCGCCAGCGTCCCCGAGATCGTATTTGCCGGGCGCTCAAACGCCGGCAAGTCCACGGCCATTAACACCCTTTGCAAACAGCGTCAATTGGCCTATGCCAGTAAAATGCCCGGCCGCACCCAGCTTCTCAACTTTTTTCACGTCATTGAGCAGGCCGAGCCAATTGCGCGCCTGGTCGATCTTCCAGGCTACGGCTTTGCCCAATTGGCGCAAACCAGCCAAAGCGTGTGGGACAAAGAGCTGGGTAGCTACCTGGCTGAACGCCCCAGCCTGGTGGGTACGGTGCTGATTGTAGATTGCCGTCGCGGCCTGCTTGAACTTGATTATGCTTTAATCAAATGGGTGGGGCATCGCCAGTTGCCGGTGCACATCCTTCTGTCCAAGGCCGACAAATTCAACCGTCAAGAGCAGGTGCTTGCCTTGCGTTCCACACAAAAAGCCCTCGATCCTTATCGGGTAAATGGCCATGAAATCACGGTTCAACTGTGGTCTGCATTGAAAAAAATCGGCATGGTTGAACTGGAAACCCAACTGTCGAATTGGGTAAGACCGCCCGTACCCACCCCCGAAACACCTGAAACCGAGCCGCCGACAACATGA
- a CDS encoding c-type cytochrome codes for MGLTMLNKLTTLKLSSLFAALMFSMSVAQAAGPVEVFKPDLAKGKEIMQQCVACHGADGNASAPIYPKIAGQHAEYLYKQLVNFKPGKDGEKPLRDNAIMAGFAAALSDEDMKNVSAYLQAQKQTLSSAKNKDTLALGEKIYRGGIADKKIPACAGCHSPNGAGIPAQYPRLGGQHAQYTESQLIAFRDGVRNNSEQMTVIANKMSDKEMKAVSDYIAGLR; via the coding sequence ATGGGTTTGACCATGCTGAACAAGCTGACGACGCTTAAACTGAGTTCTCTGTTTGCCGCTTTGATGTTTTCAATGTCTGTGGCCCAAGCTGCCGGCCCCGTTGAAGTGTTCAAACCTGATTTGGCCAAAGGCAAGGAGATCATGCAGCAGTGTGTGGCTTGCCACGGCGCCGATGGCAATGCCTCAGCTCCTATTTATCCCAAGATCGCGGGTCAGCATGCCGAGTACCTGTACAAGCAACTGGTAAATTTCAAGCCTGGCAAAGATGGTGAAAAGCCGCTGCGAGACAATGCAATCATGGCAGGCTTCGCAGCTGCTTTGTCAGATGAAGACATGAAGAACGTGTCGGCTTACCTGCAAGCGCAAAAACAGACTTTGAGTTCAGCCAAGAACAAAGACACCCTGGCCTTGGGTGAAAAGATTTATCGTGGTGGTATTGCCGACAAAAAAATTCCAGCTTGTGCCGGTTGCCACAGCCCGAATGGCGCTGGTATTCCAGCCCAGTATCCACGTTTGGGTGGTCAGCATGCCCAGTACACAGAGAGCCAGTTGATAGCCTTCCGTGATGGTGTGCGCAACAACAGCGAACAGATGACAGTAATTGCAAACAAGATGTCGGACAAGGAAATGAAAGCAGTGTCCGATTACATCGCAGGTTTGCGTTGA
- a CDS encoding cytochrome c biogenesis protein ResB, translated as MSSSGDVADNLNPQRMGKQSFWVSLMELLGSMRFAISLLTLICIASAIGTVVGQADPWVNYVNQFGPFWASFFEPMGLFRIYNAPWFIAVMAFLVVSTSLCVYRNTPKMIKEMRVYRENIRENSLRAFAHRWEGRFKEKPSELPGIVTEWLEHKGFKVKQSVRDNGTMVAAKAGSANRFGYIAAHLSIIVICIGGLLDSGVPLQVAVWATGKTPVTGAEITAGIPEKARLAESNPSYRANLLLPEGETSRVAVLNTDDGLLVQDLPFELTLKEFRIDFYSTGMPKLFASDVEVFDPDTQERFEATIEVNKPLIYKGVTVYQSSFDDGGTKVQLKGIPLTGERDYRFDLDGVVGGGRDLSQLQGDLSRDLKVEFTAFKSINVEALPVDNADQVSVDDLALGNADALSPFETNLASVLGPGVKEDAKTKFTNIGPSITYKLRDQAGQAREFHNYMLPINLDGGRYYLAGVRETPADGFKYLRIPVDDNGQLEGFMRFRAALQNDEIRRTAAQRFAQQAFGDRPDSAQLVASVADSAQRALERFAGLNNSLSGLPAIAQFIESTVPEGEREKASDVIIRLLQGAMWEVYQLSRTTANLPPAVPDEVHGRFVQDAQIALSDLSLYGAPVMFQLDQFDEVKASVFQLAKAPGQWIVYLGCLFLCIGVFSMFYIRERRAFFWVTQDEEGSKVMMGMSTTRKTMDFEKEYEQFVNELNSRAAPKAASAGDAV; from the coding sequence GTGAGTAGTTCAGGGGACGTGGCAGACAATTTGAACCCACAAAGAATGGGCAAGCAGTCGTTTTGGGTCAGTTTGATGGAGTTGCTGGGCTCGATGCGTTTTGCAATCAGCCTGCTGACGCTGATTTGTATCGCCTCTGCAATTGGTACGGTGGTTGGTCAGGCTGATCCCTGGGTGAACTACGTGAACCAGTTTGGGCCTTTCTGGGCTTCGTTTTTCGAACCCATGGGTTTGTTCCGAATTTACAATGCGCCCTGGTTTATCGCCGTGATGGCGTTTTTGGTGGTGTCCACTTCCTTGTGCGTTTACCGCAATACGCCCAAGATGATCAAGGAAATGCGGGTGTATCGCGAGAATATTCGCGAGAACAGTTTGAGGGCCTTTGCTCACCGTTGGGAGGGGCGATTCAAGGAGAAGCCCTCTGAATTGCCAGGCATCGTCACCGAGTGGCTGGAGCACAAAGGTTTCAAGGTGAAACAATCGGTGCGCGACAACGGCACCATGGTGGCCGCCAAAGCAGGCAGTGCAAACCGTTTTGGATACATCGCCGCGCATTTGTCGATTATTGTGATTTGCATTGGTGGCTTGCTGGACAGCGGTGTGCCTTTGCAGGTTGCCGTTTGGGCAACTGGCAAAACGCCTGTGACCGGGGCTGAAATTACGGCGGGCATTCCGGAAAAGGCGCGCCTTGCGGAATCGAACCCAAGTTACCGTGCCAATTTGCTATTGCCAGAGGGTGAAACCAGCCGTGTGGCGGTGTTGAATACCGATGATGGTTTGCTGGTGCAAGACCTGCCGTTTGAGCTGACCCTGAAAGAATTTCGAATTGATTTTTACAGCACGGGCATGCCCAAGTTGTTCGCCAGTGATGTGGAGGTTTTTGACCCGGACACCCAGGAGCGGTTTGAGGCCACCATTGAGGTGAACAAACCGCTGATTTACAAGGGTGTGACGGTGTATCAGTCGAGCTTTGACGATGGTGGCACCAAGGTTCAACTGAAAGGCATTCCGCTAACCGGCGAGCGTGACTATCGCTTCGACCTGGATGGTGTGGTGGGCGGTGGCCGAGACCTGAGCCAGTTGCAAGGCGATTTGAGCCGGGATTTGAAGGTGGAGTTCACTGCTTTCAAATCAATCAATGTAGAGGCCTTGCCCGTGGACAACGCTGACCAGGTGAGCGTGGACGATTTGGCCTTGGGCAATGCCGATGCCTTGTCACCTTTCGAGACCAACCTGGCCAGCGTGTTGGGCCCCGGTGTCAAAGAGGACGCAAAGACCAAATTCACGAACATTGGCCCCAGCATTACCTACAAGTTGCGTGACCAGGCGGGGCAAGCCCGTGAGTTTCACAATTACATGTTGCCCATTAACCTGGATGGCGGACGGTATTATTTGGCGGGTGTGCGTGAAACCCCCGCGGATGGTTTTAAGTATCTGAGAATTCCAGTCGATGACAATGGCCAGCTGGAGGGCTTTATGCGCTTCCGCGCGGCCCTGCAAAATGATGAAATTCGAAGAACCGCGGCACAGCGTTTTGCGCAGCAGGCATTTGGCGACAGGCCCGATTCGGCCCAGTTGGTGGCCAGTGTGGCCGACAGTGCGCAGCGTGCCCTGGAGCGTTTTGCGGGCTTGAATAATTCGCTGTCAGGCTTGCCCGCCATTGCGCAGTTTATTGAAAGCACCGTGCCCGAGGGCGAACGCGAGAAAGCCAGTGACGTGATTATTCGTTTGTTGCAAGGCGCCATGTGGGAGGTTTATCAACTTTCACGCACCACGGCCAACTTGCCTCCTGCAGTACCTGATGAAGTACATGGACGATTTGTGCAGGACGCACAAATTGCCCTGTCGGATTTGTCGCTGTATGGCGCGCCAGTGATGTTTCAGCTGGACCAGTTTGATGAGGTGAAGGCCAGTGTGTTTCAGTTGGCCAAAGCCCCGGGGCAATGGATTGTCTATCTGGGTTGTTTGTTTTTGTGCATCGGGGTATTTTCGATGTTCTACATCCGCGAGCGCAGGGCATTTTTCTGGGTAACCCAGGATGAAGAGGGTTCCAAAGTGATGATGGGTATGTCCACCACTCGAAAGACCATGGATTTTGAGAAAGAGTACGAGCAGTTTGTGAATGAATTGAACAGCAGGGCTGCGCCTAAAGCAGCCTCGGCAGGAGATGCGGTATGA
- the ccsB gene encoding c-type cytochrome biogenesis protein CcsB: protein MSSTWINQSPTGDKPGLPTKKAGWFSKSFHWSDFAFAALLVAAAGYASQQYHSFMDIYEITILWSCVPVTAYMAYRWGSLKWLILTVAGLSLLAISSYGGDLAAAEQKFFLKYLLSSQSAILWMGVMFVVATVSYWIGLVGRSPTAGFVGTALTWGAVVMGFAGMFIRWYESYLIGPDVGHIPVSNLYEVFVLFALITAIYYLFYEQVYKTRQLGAFVMLVVVAAVGFLAWYGVERQAYAIQPLVPALQSWWMKIHVPANFIGYGTFSIAAMVAFAYLLKVYAHAPSIKALIPTGILGVLMFLEPMVFRTEGISIYWALYLGIGCAVVGAILLARKRIADALPPLEVLDDVMYKSIAVGFAFFTVATILGALWAAEAWGAYWQWDPKETWALVVWLNYAAWLHMRLVKGLRGVVASYWALVGLLVTGFAFLGVNMFLSGLHSYGEL, encoded by the coding sequence ATGAGTTCGACCTGGATCAATCAAAGCCCCACGGGCGATAAGCCAGGCTTGCCCACGAAAAAGGCGGGTTGGTTTTCAAAATCATTTCATTGGAGTGACTTTGCGTTTGCCGCATTGTTGGTGGCTGCGGCGGGTTATGCCTCGCAGCAATACCACAGTTTCATGGACATTTACGAGATCACTATTTTGTGGAGTTGTGTGCCTGTGACGGCTTACATGGCTTACCGCTGGGGATCACTGAAATGGTTGATTTTGACTGTCGCGGGTTTGAGCTTGCTGGCAATTTCAAGTTATGGCGGTGATTTGGCGGCCGCAGAGCAGAAGTTTTTCCTGAAGTACCTGCTTTCAAGTCAATCCGCCATCTTGTGGATGGGCGTGATGTTTGTGGTAGCCACTGTGTCCTACTGGATTGGTTTGGTTGGCCGTTCTCCCACAGCGGGTTTTGTGGGCACCGCGTTGACCTGGGGTGCTGTTGTGATGGGCTTTGCCGGCATGTTCATTCGCTGGTACGAAAGCTACCTGATAGGGCCGGATGTAGGCCACATTCCGGTTTCCAATTTGTACGAAGTTTTTGTGCTGTTTGCCCTGATTACGGCGATCTACTACCTGTTTTACGAGCAGGTGTATAAAACCCGCCAGCTGGGTGCCTTTGTGATGTTGGTGGTGGTGGCCGCAGTGGGCTTTCTTGCCTGGTACGGCGTGGAGCGCCAGGCTTATGCCATTCAGCCATTGGTGCCCGCCCTGCAAAGCTGGTGGATGAAAATTCACGTACCCGCCAACTTCATTGGTTACGGTACTTTCTCGATTGCAGCGATGGTGGCGTTTGCTTACCTGTTGAAGGTGTATGCCCATGCGCCCAGTATCAAGGCATTGATTCCCACCGGTATTTTGGGTGTGTTGATGTTCCTGGAGCCCATGGTGTTCCGTACCGAAGGAATTTCAATTTACTGGGCCTTGTACCTGGGCATTGGTTGTGCCGTGGTGGGTGCAATTTTGCTGGCGCGCAAGCGCATTGCAGATGCCTTGCCCCCGCTGGAAGTACTGGACGACGTGATGTACAAGTCGATCGCCGTGGGTTTTGCATTTTTCACAGTGGCCACCATTTTGGGCGCTTTGTGGGCCGCAGAGGCCTGGGGCGCATACTGGCAATGGGACCCGAAGGAAACCTGGGCGCTGGTGGTGTGGTTGAACTATGCTGCCTGGCTACACATGCGTTTGGTGAAAGGCCTGCGTGGCGTGGTTGCATCCTATTGGGCTTTGGTGGGCTTGCTGGTCACCGGTTTTGCTTTCCTGGGCGTGAACATGTTCTTGTCTGGTTTGCATTCTTACGGCGAGTTGTAA
- the lysA gene encoding diaminopimelate decarboxylase: MQNNSVNPSDLNPHLQFDTASGELQFESTELSGLAQEFGTPLYVYSASSIKAAYRAYASACQGLAHVTICYAVKANSNIHILKLLAQEGAGFDIVSAGELARVIAAGGAPEKAVFAGVGKSMQEIEYALGQGVGCFNVESEAEMERVALVAEKLQRKANVSLRVNPDVDAKTHPYISTGLKENKFGVSMNAAKRVYQFANSHPWLNVHGIDCHIGSQLTDASPYFDALDRVLALLDQLAADGIEINHLDLGGGIGIRYLDETPPTPAEVLPKLIGKVQSWAQAKGRGMPTLSFEPGRSIVGNAGVLLTQVEFLKENEGKHFAIVDAAMNDLMRPAMYKAFHGVVAVQNNPHATAQEYDVVGPVCESGDWLAKNRTLAIEQGDYLAILSAGAYGQTMASNYNSRGRAAEVLLENGKVTLIRRRETIEDQLRPELDV, encoded by the coding sequence GTGCAAAACAACTCAGTGAATCCCAGCGATCTAAACCCCCACTTGCAGTTCGACACAGCCAGTGGAGAACTTCAATTCGAGAGCACCGAGCTTTCCGGTTTGGCGCAGGAATTCGGAACACCCTTGTATGTGTATTCCGCCTCTTCCATCAAAGCGGCTTATCGTGCATACGCCAGCGCCTGTCAGGGTCTGGCCCACGTCACCATCTGCTACGCGGTCAAAGCCAACTCCAACATTCATATTCTGAAATTGCTGGCCCAAGAGGGTGCAGGGTTCGACATTGTGTCTGCCGGTGAACTGGCACGTGTCATCGCAGCAGGTGGTGCTCCTGAAAAGGCAGTGTTCGCAGGCGTGGGCAAATCCATGCAGGAAATTGAATACGCACTGGGTCAAGGCGTGGGCTGCTTCAATGTGGAATCTGAAGCCGAAATGGAGCGCGTGGCCCTGGTTGCCGAGAAATTGCAACGGAAAGCCAATGTGTCGCTGCGTGTCAATCCCGATGTCGATGCAAAAACCCACCCCTATATTTCCACGGGCCTGAAAGAAAACAAATTTGGCGTGTCGATGAACGCGGCCAAACGGGTTTATCAATTTGCCAATTCACACCCGTGGCTGAATGTGCATGGCATCGATTGCCACATTGGCTCTCAACTCACGGATGCAAGCCCCTATTTCGATGCGCTTGACCGGGTATTGGCATTGCTTGACCAATTGGCAGCCGACGGCATTGAAATCAACCACCTCGACCTGGGCGGCGGCATCGGCATTCGTTATCTGGACGAAACACCACCCACACCGGCTGAAGTACTACCCAAGTTAATCGGCAAAGTTCAAAGCTGGGCCCAAGCCAAGGGTCGCGGCATGCCCACCTTGTCATTCGAGCCCGGACGCTCCATCGTAGGCAACGCGGGGGTTTTGCTAACCCAGGTTGAATTCCTGAAAGAAAATGAAGGCAAACACTTCGCGATCGTGGACGCCGCCATGAACGACCTGATGCGCCCGGCAATGTACAAAGCGTTCCATGGTGTGGTGGCGGTACAAAACAACCCTCATGCCACGGCACAAGAATACGATGTGGTGGGCCCGGTGTGTGAATCGGGCGACTGGCTGGCAAAAAACCGCACTCTGGCCATTGAACAGGGCGACTACCTCGCCATTTTGTCAGCGGGTGCCTACGGCCAAACCATGGCATCGAACTACAACAGCCGCGGCCGTGCAGCGGAAGTGCTTTTGGAAAACGGCAAAGTCACTTTGATTCGTCGGCGCGAAACCATCGAAGACCAGCTTCGCCCGGAACTCGATGTTTAA
- the cyaY gene encoding iron donor protein CyaY, whose protein sequence is MTDTEFQAVVDATLVQVEEYIESLVDTLDLDADSMRSGNVLTLDFEDKGKMILNSQVANHELWLAAKSGGFHYQYANGEWLDTRSKTPFKTHFVELLSGQLGQNCPNF, encoded by the coding sequence ATGACAGACACAGAATTCCAGGCGGTGGTGGATGCCACCTTGGTTCAAGTAGAAGAGTATATTGAATCCTTGGTCGATACGCTGGACCTTGATGCAGATTCAATGCGCTCGGGCAATGTATTAACCCTTGATTTTGAAGACAAAGGCAAGATGATTTTAAACAGCCAGGTGGCCAATCACGAGTTGTGGCTGGCTGCAAAATCGGGTGGTTTTCATTATCAGTATGCCAATGGCGAATGGCTGGACACCCGCAGCAAAACGCCCTTCAAAACTCACTTTGTTGAACTGCTGAGTGGCCAATTGGGGCAAAACTGCCCCAATTTCTAA